The DNA region GGACGTACAGGACGTCGTCCTTGAGCGCGTACTGGACGTTCAGGAGCCCACGGACGCCGACGCCGCGCGCGATGGCCTCGGTCGAACGGCGCACCGTCTCGATGTCGGTCCGGCCCAGTGTGATCGGCGGCAGCGCGCACGAGGAGTCGCCGGAGTGGATCCCGGCCTCCTCGATGTGCTCCATGACGCCGCCGAGGAAGAGCTCGTCGCCGTCGAACAGCGCGTCGACGTCGATCTCGATGGCGTCGTCGAGGAACCGGTCCACCAGCACCGGGTGCTCGGGGTGACCTCGGTGGCGCGGTGGATGTACCCGGCGAGGGACTCCTCGTCGTAGACGATCTCCATGCCGCGCCCGCCGAGCACGTAGGACGGCCGCACGAGGACCGGGTAGCCGATCTGGTCGGCGATCCGCTTCGCGCCCTCGAACGAGGTCGCCGTGCCGTACTTCGGCGCGGGCAGCCCGGCGTCGGTGAGGACCTCGCCGAACGCGCCGCGGTCCTCGGCGAGGTGGATCGCGTCCGGGGAGGTGCCGATCACCGGGACACCGGCGTCGGCGAGGCGCTTCGCGAGCGAGAGCGGGGTCTGGCCGCCCAGCTGCACGATCACCCCGGCGACAGTGCCCGACTCCTGCTCCGCGTTGACCACTTCGAGGACGTCCTCGAACGACAGCGGCTCGAAGTAGAGCCGGTCCGAGGTGTCGTAGTCGGTGGAGACGGTCTCGGGGTTGCAGTTGACCATGACGGCCTCGAAACCGGCCTCGCGCAGGGCGATCGCGGCGTGCACGCACGAGTAGTCGAACTCGATGCCCTGCCCGATGCGGTTCGGCCCGGAGCCGAGGATCAGCACCTTCGGCTTCTCGGTCTGCGCGGTGATCTCCGACTGCGCCGCGGGGTCGGTCTCGTAGGCCGAGTAGTGGTACGGCGTCTTGGCCGCGAACTCGGCCGCGCAGGTGTCGACGGTCTTGTACACCGGCCGCACCCCGAGACGGCGGCGCAGCGCGCGGACGCCGTCCTCCCCGGCCAGTTCCGGCCGCAGCGAGGCGATCTGGCGGTCGGAGAGGCCGATCCGCTTGGCGCGCCGCAGCAGCGGCTCGTCGAGGACCTGGGCGTCGCGGACCTCGGCGCCGACCTCGCCGATGAGGGCGATCTGGTCGATGAACCAGGGGTCGATCCCCGAGGCCTCGTGCACCTGCTGGACGGAGGCGCCGAACCGCAGCGCCCGCTCCACCTCGTAGAGACGCCCGTCGTGCGGCGTGCGCAGCGCCTCCAGGACGGACTCCAGCGTCGCGCCCTCGGGGTCGGGGCGGGTCCAGAAGCCGGTGGCCTTGGTGTCGATGGAGCGCAGTGCCTTGCCGAGCGCCTCGGGGAAGCTGCGGCCGAACGACATCGCCTCGCCGACGCTCTTCATGGTGGTGGTGAGTGTCGGGTCCGCGCCGGGGAACTTCTCGAAGGCGAACCGCGGCACCTTCACCACGACGTAGTCCAGCGTCGGCTCGAAGGCCGCCGGGGTCTCGCCGGTGATGTCGTTGCGGATCTCGTCGAGGGTGTAGCCGATGGCGAGCTTCGCGGCGATCTTGGCGATCGGGAACCCGGTCGCCTTCGACGCCAGCGCGCTGGAGCGGGACACGCGCGGGTTCATCTCGATGACGACCATGCGGCCGTCCTCGGGGTTGATCGCGAACTGGATGTTGCAGCCGCCGGTGTCGACGCCGACCTCGCGCAGCACCGCGATGCCGACGTCGCGCATGTGCTGGTACTCGCGGTCGGTCAGGGTCATCGCGGGCGCGACGGTGACCGAGTCGCCGGTGTGCACGCCCATCGCGTCGATGTTCTCGATCGAGCAGACGACCACCACGTTGTCGTGCCGGTCGCGCATGAGCTCGAGTTCGAACTCCTTCCAGCCGAGGACGCTCTCCTCGATGAGCACCTCGGTGACCGGCGACTCGGTGAGCCCGGTGGAGGCGAGACGCTCCAGTTCCTCGTCGGTGTGCGCCATGCCGGAGCCGAGCCCGCCCATGGTGAACGACGGCCGGATGACCACCGGGAGGCCGACCTCGGCGACGGTCGCGCGGACCTCGTCCATGTCGTGGCAGACCCGCGAACGCGGCACCTCGCCGCCGATGGTGCGGACGATGTCCTTGAACTTCTGCCGGTCCTCGCCGCGCTGGATGGCGTCGACGTCGGCGCCGATCAGCTCGACGCCGTACTTTTCGAGCACGCCGCGCTCGTGCAGGGCGACCGCGCAGTTCAGCGCCGTCTGCCCGCCGAGGGTCGCGAGGATCGCGTCGGGGCGTTCCTCGGCGATGACCTTCTCGACGAATTCCGGCGTGACCGGCTCGATGTAGGTGGCGTCGGCGAACTCGGGGTCGGTCATGATGGTCGCCGGGTTCGAGTTCACCAGCGAGACGCGCAGTCCCTCTTCGCGGAGTACGCGGCAGGCCTGGGTGCCGGAGTAGTCGAACTCCGCCGCCTGGCCGATCACGATCGGCCCGGAGCCGATCACCAGCACGTGCTGGATGTCTGTCCTCTTCGGCATTACTTGGCCTTCTCCATCAAAGCGACGAACTCATCGAACAGGGGGGCCGCGTCGTGCGGGCCGGCGGCGGCCTCGGGGTGGTACTGCACCGAGAACGCGGGGACGTCGAACGCGCGGACACCTTCGACGGTGTCGTCGTTCGGGCAGTAGTGCGAGATCTGCGCGGCGCCGAACGGCGACTCGAAGCGCTGGCCCGGCTCGCCTTCGAGGGCGAAACCGTGGTTCTGCGCGGTGATCGCGACCCGTTTGGTGGCCACGTCGATCACCGGGATGTTGATGCCGCGGTGGCCGTAGCGCATCTTGTAGGTGCCCAGCCCCAGCGCGCGGCCGAGGATCTGGTTGCCGAAGCAGATGCCGAACAGCGGGATCTCCCGCTGCAGCACCGATTTCGTCAGCTCGGTGGCGTGCGCGGTGGTCGCCGGGTCTCCGGGACCGTTGGACAGGAACACGCCGTCGGCCTCGACCGCGAGCAGGTCGTCCACAGTGGACGACGAGGGCAGCACGTGCACCTCGATGCCGCGCGCGGCCATCAGGCGCGGGGTGTTGGACTTGATGCCCAGGTCCAGCGCGGCGACACGGAACTTCCGCTCTCCCTGCGCCTCGACGACGTACGTCTGCTTCGTGCTGACCTCGCCGGCGAGGTCAGCACCCTTCATCTGCGGGCTCGCCTGCACCTGCGCGAGCATCTCCTCGTCGGAGCCCAGCGCGTCGCCCGAGAAGACGCCGGACCGCATGGCGCCCTGCTCGCGCAGGTGCCGGGTCAGCGTGCGGGTGTCCACCTCGGAGATCCCGACGACGCCCTGGCGCTCCAGTTCCTCGTCCAGCGTGCGCTTGGAGCGCCAGTTGGACGGGGTGCGCGCGGGGTCGCGGACGACGTAGCCCGAGACCCAGATGCGCGAGGACTCGTCGTCCTCGTCGTTCCAGCCGGTGTTGCCGATCTGCGGCGCGGTCTGGACCACGATCTGCCGGTGGTAGGAGGGGTCGGTCAGCGTCTCCTGGTAGCCGGTCATGCCGGTGCAGAACACCG from Amycolatopsis sp. EV170708-02-1 includes:
- the carA gene encoding glutamine-hydrolyzing carbamoyl-phosphate synthase small subunit, whose product is MSTANSTRTPAALVLEDGRVFRGSAYGARGRSLGEAVFCTGMTGYQETLTDPSYHRQIVVQTAPQIGNTGWNDEDDESSRIWVSGYVVRDPARTPSNWRSKRTLDEELERQGVVGISEVDTRTLTRHLREQGAMRSGVFSGDALGSDEEMLAQVQASPQMKGADLAGEVSTKQTYVVEAQGERKFRVAALDLGIKSNTPRLMAARGIEVHVLPSSSTVDDLLAVEADGVFLSNGPGDPATTAHATELTKSVLQREIPLFGICFGNQILGRALGLGTYKMRYGHRGINIPVIDVATKRVAITAQNHGFALEGEPGQRFESPFGAAQISHYCPNDDTVEGVRAFDVPAFSVQYHPEAAAGPHDAAPLFDEFVALMEKAK